The following proteins come from a genomic window of Micromonospora echinofusca:
- a CDS encoding N-6 DNA methylase, with translation MTTTTMARRANAVPEDPRQHARDIAEAVDLAWHSRYGGSRIEVPMSVVAALALVAREAEDVDQLAALGETIERLDHEGFGLLIQRLWCEFAMLRPDLNPRTKHLWSWTDEDQDETVLRAVQAVGQAALRKGVFGRCGPDGWGETDLLGMLLQTMKSHGGRKGIGQFLTPESVTLLLGRMAAPAEGARILEPCAGTGTMLLGAAQAMREDGLDPTTCEWWANDIDPLAAALCAVNLHLWGLGLRVVVGCGDGLLDVWMREALEHRQIAIDEMQRAWRQVRQIAAVRQLLELPTPEGALERHMRKAKPKPPPPPPPAPPASSTFDAEAVFRQGRLF, from the coding sequence ATGACGACAACGACGATGGCGCGGCGCGCGAACGCCGTGCCGGAGGACCCGCGGCAGCATGCGCGGGACATCGCGGAGGCGGTCGACCTGGCGTGGCACAGCCGGTACGGCGGCTCGCGGATCGAGGTGCCGATGAGCGTGGTGGCCGCCCTGGCGCTGGTGGCCCGGGAGGCGGAGGACGTCGACCAGCTCGCGGCGCTGGGCGAGACGATCGAGCGCCTCGACCACGAGGGGTTCGGGCTGCTGATTCAGCGGCTGTGGTGCGAGTTCGCGATGCTGCGGCCCGACCTGAACCCGCGGACCAAGCACCTGTGGTCGTGGACCGACGAGGACCAGGACGAGACGGTGCTGCGCGCGGTGCAGGCCGTCGGCCAGGCGGCGCTGCGCAAGGGCGTGTTCGGGCGGTGCGGGCCCGACGGGTGGGGCGAGACGGACCTGCTCGGGATGCTGCTCCAGACGATGAAGAGCCACGGCGGGCGCAAGGGCATCGGGCAGTTCCTGACGCCGGAGAGCGTGACGCTGCTGCTCGGCAGGATGGCGGCGCCGGCCGAGGGCGCGAGGATCCTGGAGCCGTGCGCCGGCACCGGCACGATGCTGCTCGGCGCCGCGCAGGCGATGCGGGAGGACGGCCTCGACCCGACGACGTGCGAGTGGTGGGCGAACGACATCGACCCGCTGGCGGCGGCGCTCTGCGCGGTGAACCTTCACCTGTGGGGGCTGGGCTTGCGGGTGGTCGTCGGCTGCGGCGACGGGTTGCTGGACGTGTGGATGCGCGAGGCGCTGGAGCACCGGCAGATCGCGATCGACGAGATGCAGCGGGCCTGGCGGCAGGTACGGCAGATCGCGGCGGTGCGGCAGCTCCTGGAGCTGCCGACGCCGGAGGGCGCTCTGGAGCGGCACATGCGCAAGGCGAAGCCGAAGCCGCCGCCCCCGCCGCCGCCCGCGCCGCCGGCCTCGTCGACGTTCGACGCCGAGGCGGTGTTCCGGCAGGGCCGGCTGTTCTGA